A segment of the Desulfobacteraceae bacterium genome:
TTGTCTGGTAGGTGGCGGTTCGGACGTTGTAGTTCTTTTTGAGGTTGGTGGAGTGGCACGCCGCGCACATCCCGTTCCAGTTCTGGGCCGCGTTGGTCCAGTAGAGCCAGTCCTCTGGATTCAGCGCCTGGTCGGGGTAGAGATGATACCAGCGCCCGGCTTCCACATCCCAGGCGATGGGCAGGCACTGCATCCGGCCGCCGGGAAATGGGATCAGGTACTGCTGGAGGGGGGTCCAACCGAAGGTGTGGGTGACCTCGAAATCCCCCATCCGCCCTTCCGGGCCCTGGGTGTGAACGAAGAATTTGCCATCCTGGCGATAGAAGCGCGATGCGACACCGGCGTGTTCGAAGGTGGCGTCGTTGAAATCGCCGCGCACGCTGGCCTCGGTGGCGACCTCCATGGCGTGATAGTGGTTGGAGTCTTTCCACAATTCGTATTCAGGTTGATGACAGACGCGGCATCGCTCGCTGCCCACAAACGCGGCGTCAGCGCCCGGCTTTGGGAGATCCGGGTCCAACCGGCGCAAATGGTGCTGCACGACGGCGATCGGTACCGCCAGGACGATAAGCGCGGTTGCGATGATGCCTGTGAGTTTCCAGCGAAACATGGCCGATGACGTCACGATCTTGCCTTGGGGGGGTATACCGGCTGCCCGGAATCGAAGCCGCTGCGCTTGAACCTGCGCCCGGTGTCGACCTTGACGATGTTGTTCTCAACGGTCACCGTGAAGGTGTCCAGCGGGCGCGCGGCCGGTGAGCTGATCACGCTGCCGGTGATGTCGAAGGCCGATGCGTGACACGGGCACAGAAACTTCTTCTCCTTTTCAACCCACGGCACGGTGCACCCCAGATGGGTGCACTTGCAGGAAAGCGCCAGCAACCCCCCGTCCTCCAGTCGCACCAGGTAGAAGGCCCCGTTTTGAAACGCGGTGACGGTTCCGGGCGCGAAGGTTGCCAGCGCTCCCGCTGTAACGACGGCGTCGGCCTGGCTTTCGGTCCTGCCGGGTTTGGCCGGCCGCAGAAAGGAGACGGCCAGCCACAGGAATTCGGCCAGCGCCGCCAGGCCCAAAACCGCCCACAGACCGTTGAGAAAGCCGCGGCGGGTAACCGCCGCCGGCATCTCCTGGGACTTTCGGGCTCCGGGTGTCCGGGTCTTGGATGGCTTCATTCGAAATTTTTCCCTCCCCGCTGGTCAAAAGGGCCAGCGCAGCTTCATGCCCTGCCCCCTGAAAAACACGCAGGTGACGGTCAACAGCACCCACCCCACCGCCAGAAAAACAAAAACGGCCTGGACCGCCTCCAGGCGCGTGGCCTGAAACTTCTTCACCATCACAGCGTAAAGCCCGGCGAGGGCTGCAGCCAGGAGAACCGTCGGCAGCAGCCCGAGACTGACGGCCGGGTGCAGATTGGGCAGCATGGTCGAAGTATCAAGCGCGTATTCATCCAAAGCGACAACCAGCAGGGTGGCCAACGCAGCCGCCGCAGCGGCGATAAGCGCGGTGCGCCGGCCGGTGGCCGATGCAAACCAGACACCGGCCGGGGCCTCGGCGTAATCAAGGTAGGGCAGACAAAAGAGACCGAACACCAGGGCAGCGGTGATCAACAGTGCAAAACTCGGGTGGAAGTGCACCAGCAGTTCCTGAATGCCCGCAAAATACCAGGGGGCCTTGGTCGGGTTGGGGCTGAGGCCGGGGTTGGCCGGCTGTCCCATGGGGGCATCGAAGATGAGCGACAGAACCAGCACGCCGGCGATGACCGCCAGGGCCATGGCCGCCTCCCGCAGCAGGAGGTCCGGCTGGGTCGGGACCATGGCCGGCTTTTCCTCCGGCTCCTCGGCCGGGGCGCGGGGGATCACCAGCCCGCCGGCCTTGCGCACCCGCCAGAAGTGAAACGCCATCAGCATGACGATCAGGGCGGGAAAAACGGCGGTGTGCAGGGCGAAGAAATTGCGCAGGGTGGCCGGGCCGATCTGGGGGCCGCCGAGTACGACCTGCTGCAGCCGGCTGCCCACCAGCGGGATGTATTCCAGCACGCCGACGCAGATGGTGGTGGCCCAATAGGCCAGCTGGTCCCAGGGGAGGAGGTAGCCGGTGAGGTTGGATAGCAGCAGGAGAATGAAAAGGCTCAGTCCAACCACCCAGTTCAGCCGGCGGGGGGGGTGAAAGCCGCCGCTGAAAAAAACCCGCAGGCCGTGCAGGCAGACCACGACGACCAGCAGGTTGGCGCTCCAGAAATGCATGTTGCGCACCAGCCGCCCGAACAGGAAGCCCTCCTGAAGGCGCACCAGCGACTCGTAAGCCTGGGTGGGGAGCGGCCCGTAGGCGAATTTCAGCAGGGTCCCGCTGAACAACTGGAGCAGCACCAGAACGGCCGCCATGCCGCCCAGACCCCAGGTCAGGGTGAAACGCAGGGTCCTTTCCGGAACCCTGCGCGGCCTGAAATGCAAGACCAGGGTGCCCAACGGGTTGAGAGTCTTATAGCGCTTTTCCGTTGCAGGGGGCACCCGTTTCATTTGCCTCTGACAAATACCACTTCGAAGTCTTCCTGCAGCCCGGCGTGGTGATAGATTCCCTGGAGCCGGTCGCTTTTCGGGTCATGGACCAGGGTGTAGGTCGATCCGGGGTAGCCGGGGGCACGCAGCTCGATAAAAACGGCGACCGCCGCACCCAGGCGGGTCGCTTCCGCTCGGGACACCGTGATCGGCTTTGGATTGTAATAGGCAGCTTGCATCCGTCCGCCTACATCCACTCCCCTGATTTCGATGACGTAGCCGCCGTCGGGTCGGACCCATCGACCTTTCAGCACCGCGAACTCAGGCGCTTGCTGGGCAAAGGACAGGCTGCCCAGAAAAAACCCGCAGGCCAGTATGCACGCAAGCGGGAACGCCGTCCAAAATGTCTGCACACGCATGATCACCTCCCTCAAGTTTGCACGTGGAGTTTAGCATACTGCCTCGGCTGATCAATAAAAAAGCACGCATAGACTTTCCGTATTGCAAATGAGGGTAGAAAAAGGTATTCATGGACCGCGGTTAGCCAAAAACCCTTAGACCGACCGCTTCACGATCTTGCCGGCAGCAAATACAAGCTTGACAAGCCCCCCACTATTTAGCAACCAAAAACAAAGCAATCGCTTCAAGGAAGGAGGTGTTGATGAAATTCAGAGTCGGTTTTTGCAGTTTGGTTTTTGCCCTGGTGGTGATCCTCGGCGGCTCCCCGGCATCGGCGCTGGACCCCATCCCCCAGCAGCCCGGTTTCAGCGGCTACATTCAGCCGGGGGTGGGGTATATGAGCATCGAGAGCAACACGGTGGCCAAGATCCTAAGCTTCGACTTGTCCGATCAACGCATCGACAGCCTGGATGACGAACCGGACTCCGAGTCGACCGCCCTCTTCACGGTCCCCTTCAAGCTCGCGTACACCTTCGCCAACAGCCGCACCGAGGTGTTTCTGGGCACCGAGGTGGGGGACCTGCTCTCCTTCGACACCGCCCAGCAGCTGGCCGTGAAGCAGGACATCGGCTCCCTCGGCGTGTTCCAGGCCGGTCTGCTGTTCAGCGGAAACGTCAAGGTCTGGCGGGACCCC
Coding sequences within it:
- a CDS encoding Rieske 2Fe-2S domain-containing protein, whose translation is MKPSKTRTPGARKSQEMPAAVTRRGFLNGLWAVLGLAALAEFLWLAVSFLRPAKPGRTESQADAVVTAGALATFAPGTVTAFQNGAFYLVRLEDGGLLALSCKCTHLGCTVPWVEKEKKFLCPCHASAFDITGSVISSPAARPLDTFTVTVENNIVKVDTGRRFKRSGFDSGQPVYPPKARS
- a CDS encoding cytochrome b N-terminal domain-containing protein, translating into MPPATEKRYKTLNPLGTLVLHFRPRRVPERTLRFTLTWGLGGMAAVLVLLQLFSGTLLKFAYGPLPTQAYESLVRLQEGFLFGRLVRNMHFWSANLLVVVVCLHGLRVFFSGGFHPPRRLNWVVGLSLFILLLLSNLTGYLLPWDQLAYWATTICVGVLEYIPLVGSRLQQVVLGGPQIGPATLRNFFALHTAVFPALIVMLMAFHFWRVRKAGGLVIPRAPAEEPEEKPAMVPTQPDLLLREAAMALAVIAGVLVLSLIFDAPMGQPANPGLSPNPTKAPWYFAGIQELLVHFHPSFALLITAALVFGLFCLPYLDYAEAPAGVWFASATGRRTALIAAAAAALATLLVVALDEYALDTSTMLPNLHPAVSLGLLPTVLLAAALAGLYAVMVKKFQATRLEAVQAVFVFLAVGWVLLTVTCVFFRGQGMKLRWPF